Proteins encoded by one window of Brevibacterium atlanticum:
- the ruvX gene encoding Holliday junction resolvase RuvX, producing MTFRRGRRLGLDIGSVRIGVAASDPEGILATPLTVVRRKDEPAALRELSEIVAEYEPIELLAGDPKSLDGAARAAAASALEFARKVASATDTPIRLVDERFTTVEAHHALAAAGKSSRQRREIVDAQAAVIILQNALEFEHNTGVPAGREMPDEESEQ from the coding sequence GTGACATTCCGCCGAGGTCGTCGCTTGGGCCTCGACATCGGTTCGGTGCGGATCGGGGTCGCCGCCAGCGACCCCGAAGGGATCCTCGCGACCCCGCTGACCGTCGTCCGCCGCAAGGACGAACCGGCGGCGCTGCGAGAGCTGAGCGAGATCGTCGCGGAATACGAACCGATCGAACTCCTCGCCGGCGACCCGAAGTCCCTCGACGGGGCCGCTCGCGCGGCAGCCGCCTCGGCGCTGGAATTCGCCCGCAAGGTCGCCTCGGCGACCGACACACCCATCCGCCTCGTCGACGAACGCTTCACCACCGTCGAAGCCCACCACGCCCTCGCCGCGGCTGGGAAATCCTCCCGCCAACGGCGGGAGATCGTCGACGCACAGGCCGCTGTCATCATCCTCCAGAACGCCCTCGAGTTCGAACACAACACCGGTGTCCCCGCCGGACGCGAGATGCCCGACGAGGAGAGTGAACAATGA
- the alaS gene encoding alanine--tRNA ligase: MKTAEIKQRWLDYFEANGHTVVPSASVISSDPSILFNIAGMVQFIPYLTGREPAPFSRATSVQKCVRTGDIEEVGKTTRHGTFFQMNGNFSFGDYFKRDAIKFAWGLLTNSVDDGGLGFDPELLWATVHEDDTETIDMWLEETSVPRERIQLRDNEDNYWHTGQPGPGGYCSEIYFDRGPAYGVDGGPVADEDRYIEIWNLVFMEFELSEVRSKVDFDVAGELPAKNIDTGMGLERVAFLLQGVENMYEIDEVFPVIEAASRLAGRAYGEDEHSDVQMRVVADHVRSSLIIIGDGVRPGNEGRGYILRRLLRRAVRAMRLLGVKDEVLPELLPVSMQAMKLSYPELETDFDRISRIAYAEEKAFLRTLESGTQLFENAAGSLSGTNTTISGDVAFALHDTHGFPIDLTLEMASEAGLNVDESGFRSLMDEQRTRAKADAKAKKGGGHADLSAYSALLDEGRSEFVGYDQLEADSRVRGIVTDGVATEVLTTGQSGDVILDLTPFYAESGGQRADVGLIKGHGFTARVTDVQNPIKGLPAHHVEVTDGELHVGDEVLASVDHDHRFQGSQAHTATHLVHAALREILGSHAVQAGSLNQPGYMRFDYSFPEAPSTQMRGEIEEVANLAVRSNYEVGTEYMPFDDARKSGAMALFGEKYPNVVRVVDIGGPFSRELCGGTHVGASSEVGPISVLSEASVGSGVRRIEAAVGMDAFRSLAAERTIVSNLSEMLKVPGADVPGRVSDLMTRLKDAEKEISRLGAQQLLAGAGKFLDDAQTVGETLFVVADLGEVGNAGDVRTVVTDLRGRVSDRQGVVLGLGVTGGKPVVVIAVTEAARTAGLQAGKLVSLACGELGGGGGGKPDLAQGGGSDPAAIPAAISAVKAAIQ; encoded by the coding sequence TTGAAGACGGCAGAGATCAAACAACGCTGGTTGGACTACTTCGAAGCGAACGGGCACACCGTGGTCCCCTCGGCGTCGGTGATCAGCTCCGATCCGTCCATCCTGTTCAACATCGCAGGCATGGTCCAGTTCATCCCGTACCTCACCGGGCGCGAACCCGCCCCCTTCAGCCGTGCCACGAGCGTGCAGAAGTGCGTGCGCACCGGAGACATCGAAGAGGTCGGCAAGACCACCCGCCACGGCACGTTCTTCCAGATGAACGGCAACTTCTCCTTCGGCGACTACTTCAAGCGCGACGCCATCAAGTTCGCCTGGGGGCTGCTGACGAACTCCGTCGACGACGGCGGACTCGGCTTCGACCCGGAGCTGCTGTGGGCGACCGTGCACGAGGACGACACCGAGACCATCGACATGTGGCTCGAAGAGACGTCCGTCCCGCGTGAGCGCATCCAGCTGCGTGACAACGAGGACAACTACTGGCACACCGGTCAGCCCGGTCCCGGCGGCTACTGCTCGGAGATCTACTTCGACCGCGGCCCCGCCTACGGCGTCGACGGCGGCCCGGTCGCCGACGAGGACCGCTACATCGAGATCTGGAACCTCGTGTTCATGGAGTTCGAACTCTCCGAGGTCCGCTCAAAGGTCGACTTCGACGTGGCCGGCGAACTGCCCGCGAAGAACATCGACACCGGCATGGGGCTCGAACGTGTGGCGTTCCTGCTCCAGGGTGTGGAGAACATGTACGAGATCGACGAGGTGTTCCCCGTCATCGAGGCCGCGAGCCGGCTGGCCGGTCGGGCCTACGGCGAGGACGAACACTCCGATGTGCAGATGCGCGTCGTCGCCGACCATGTCCGCTCCTCGCTCATCATCATCGGCGACGGAGTCCGCCCCGGCAACGAAGGCCGCGGCTACATCCTCCGCCGTCTGCTCCGCCGCGCCGTGCGCGCAATGCGCCTGCTCGGCGTCAAGGACGAAGTCCTGCCCGAACTGCTCCCCGTCTCGATGCAGGCGATGAAGCTGTCCTACCCGGAGCTCGAAACCGACTTCGACCGGATCTCGCGCATCGCCTACGCCGAGGAGAAGGCGTTCCTGCGCACCCTCGAATCCGGCACCCAGCTGTTCGAGAACGCCGCCGGATCCCTGTCCGGAACGAACACGACCATCAGCGGCGACGTCGCCTTCGCCCTCCATGACACGCACGGATTCCCCATCGACCTCACCCTCGAAATGGCCTCCGAGGCGGGACTGAACGTCGACGAATCCGGCTTCCGCTCCCTCATGGACGAACAGCGCACCCGCGCCAAGGCCGATGCGAAGGCGAAGAAGGGCGGCGGCCACGCCGACCTCTCCGCCTACTCGGCCCTCCTCGACGAGGGTCGGAGCGAATTCGTCGGCTACGACCAGCTCGAAGCCGATTCCCGCGTGCGCGGAATCGTCACCGACGGCGTCGCCACCGAGGTGCTCACGACCGGCCAGAGCGGCGACGTCATCCTCGACCTCACCCCGTTCTACGCCGAATCCGGCGGCCAGCGCGCCGATGTCGGCCTCATCAAGGGTCACGGCTTCACCGCCCGCGTCACCGATGTGCAGAACCCCATCAAGGGACTGCCTGCCCACCATGTCGAGGTCACCGACGGTGAGCTCCACGTCGGCGACGAAGTGCTCGCGAGCGTCGACCACGATCACCGCTTCCAGGGATCCCAGGCCCACACCGCCACCCACCTCGTCCACGCCGCCCTGCGGGAGATCCTCGGCAGCCACGCCGTCCAGGCCGGTTCGCTCAACCAGCCCGGCTACATGCGCTTCGATTACTCGTTCCCCGAGGCCCCGAGCACCCAGATGCGCGGCGAGATCGAAGAGGTCGCTAACCTCGCGGTGCGGTCGAACTACGAGGTCGGAACCGAGTACATGCCCTTCGACGACGCCCGGAAGTCCGGGGCCATGGCACTGTTCGGAGAGAAGTACCCGAACGTGGTGCGCGTCGTCGACATCGGCGGGCCCTTCTCCCGCGAACTCTGCGGAGGTACCCATGTGGGAGCCTCGTCCGAGGTCGGCCCGATCTCCGTGCTCTCCGAAGCCTCCGTCGGCTCGGGAGTCCGTCGCATCGAAGCCGCCGTCGGCATGGACGCGTTCCGCTCCCTGGCCGCCGAACGCACCATCGTGTCCAACCTCTCCGAGATGCTCAAGGTTCCCGGCGCCGATGTGCCGGGCCGGGTCTCCGATCTGATGACCAGGCTCAAGGACGCGGAGAAGGAGATCTCCCGCCTGGGCGCACAGCAGCTGCTCGCCGGCGCGGGCAAGTTCCTCGACGATGCACAGACCGTGGGGGAGACCCTCTTCGTCGTCGCCGACCTCGGCGAGGTCGGCAACGCGGGAGACGTCCGCACCGTCGTGACCGATCTGCGCGGACGGGTAAGCGACCGTCAGGGCGTGGTCCTCGGCCTCGGCGTGACGGGCGGCAAACCCGTCGTCGTCATCGCCGTCACTGAGGCCGCCCGCACCGCTGGTCTGCAGGCCGGCAAGCTCGTGTCCCTGGCCTGCGGCGAGCTCGGCGGCGGAGGCGGCGGCAAGCCCGACCTCGCCCAGGGCGGCGGCAGCGACCCGGCAGCGATCCCGGCCGCCATCTCGGCCGTCAAGGCGGCCATCCAGTGA
- the rpsD gene encoding 30S ribosomal protein S4, with amino-acid sequence MKGNTVPAPARNRRMTRLSRALGIALTPKAEKYFERRPYPPGEHGRARRRNDSDYSVRLKEKQRLRAQYGIREAQMLKTYKEANRLPGLTGETMVELLESRLDALVLRSGFARTMAQARQFVVHRHITVDGQRVDRPSFRVKEGQTIQVHERSASMDPFQVAAAGGHKDVLPAVPGYLNVNLEGLQATLLRTPKREEVPITCDVQLVVEFYSR; translated from the coding sequence ATGAAAGGTAATACAGTGCCAGCACCAGCACGTAATCGCCGCATGACGCGCCTCTCGCGCGCCCTCGGCATTGCTCTGACACCCAAGGCCGAGAAGTACTTCGAGCGTCGCCCGTACCCTCCAGGCGAGCACGGACGCGCCCGTCGTCGCAACGACAGCGACTACTCGGTCCGCCTCAAGGAGAAGCAGCGTCTGCGCGCGCAGTACGGCATCCGTGAGGCCCAGATGCTCAAGACCTACAAGGAAGCCAACCGTCTCCCCGGCCTGACCGGTGAGACCATGGTCGAGCTCCTCGAATCGCGTCTGGACGCCCTCGTCCTGCGTTCGGGCTTCGCCCGCACCATGGCCCAGGCCCGTCAGTTCGTCGTCCACCGTCACATCACGGTCGACGGACAGCGCGTCGACCGTCCCTCCTTCCGCGTGAAGGAAGGCCAGACCATCCAGGTGCACGAGCGTTCGGCATCGATGGATCCGTTCCAGGTCGCCGCCGCCGGTGGTCACAAGGACGTCCTGCCCGCAGTTCCGGGCTACCTCAACGTCAACCTCGAGGGCCTGCAGGCGACTCTGCTGCGCACCCCGAAGCGCGAAGAGGTGCCGATCACCTGCGACGTTCAGCTCGTCGTCGAGTTCTACTCGCGCTGA
- a CDS encoding cation:proton antiporter family protein — protein sequence MADIVITIAAALAFGILAHEVRIPPLVGFLAAGFCLHLFGITAFAGLQEISDLGVVLLLFTIGLKFDLRSLLQPEAHGTALLHMVTVVLLGAGTIGFATVIGVVSVGGGLGTLALLGFALSFSSTVLVVKVLEDRSDDGSYYGQIAIAILVLQDLAAVAFITIAGEEPPSPWALALLLLIPGVWVLRRILDRVGRGELLVLFGVVMALGPGYVAFESVGIHGDLGALVLGLLFSTHPRAVEMSKSLFSVKELFLVGFFVVIGLQAVPTWSDLLMAILLCAVLLPFNFVSFFLMGRLFGLRNRTSVRTSLALSNFSEFALIVVAVGIDNGLFADDWLTITALAVALGMIISSLANAYSLQIVAKLDKVLPDENEARLRKNDRPLDTGPAEVVVLGMGRIGRGAYERFVERGDSDVIGIDNDHLVIEALREDGFTVLEGDATDHEFWHRLVVGGTAHTVVLAMALHDSNTFALEQLRIAGFPGTIAAVVQRPDQADHFDKAGVHAVINIYSGSGAAVADAAIDCHDR from the coding sequence ATGGCAGACATCGTCATCACCATCGCGGCGGCCCTGGCCTTCGGGATCCTCGCCCACGAGGTCCGCATCCCACCTCTCGTCGGATTCCTCGCCGCCGGATTCTGCCTCCACCTCTTCGGAATCACTGCCTTCGCCGGTCTGCAGGAGATCTCCGACCTCGGCGTCGTGCTTCTCCTGTTCACGATCGGGCTGAAATTCGACCTGCGCTCCCTGCTCCAACCCGAGGCCCACGGGACCGCGCTGCTGCACATGGTCACGGTCGTCCTCCTCGGCGCCGGGACCATCGGCTTCGCCACCGTCATCGGTGTCGTCAGCGTCGGCGGGGGCCTCGGCACGCTGGCCCTGCTGGGATTCGCACTCTCGTTCTCCTCGACCGTGCTCGTGGTCAAGGTCCTCGAGGACCGTTCGGACGACGGCTCCTACTACGGGCAGATCGCCATCGCCATCCTCGTCCTGCAGGACCTCGCCGCCGTCGCCTTCATCACCATCGCCGGTGAGGAACCGCCCAGCCCCTGGGCCTTGGCGCTGCTCCTGCTCATCCCCGGGGTGTGGGTGCTGCGGCGGATCCTCGACCGCGTCGGCCGAGGCGAACTCCTCGTGCTCTTCGGCGTGGTCATGGCCCTGGGGCCGGGATACGTCGCCTTCGAATCCGTGGGCATCCACGGCGACCTCGGTGCTCTGGTCCTCGGTCTGCTCTTCTCCACCCATCCGCGCGCCGTCGAGATGTCGAAGTCGCTCTTCAGCGTCAAGGAGCTCTTCCTCGTCGGCTTCTTCGTCGTCATCGGCCTGCAGGCGGTCCCGACCTGGTCGGACCTGCTCATGGCGATCCTCCTCTGCGCTGTCCTGCTGCCGTTCAACTTCGTCAGCTTCTTCCTCATGGGCCGGCTCTTCGGACTGCGCAACCGCACGAGCGTGCGCACCAGCCTGGCACTGAGCAACTTCTCCGAATTCGCCCTCATCGTCGTCGCCGTCGGCATCGACAACGGGCTGTTCGCCGATGACTGGCTGACCATCACCGCACTGGCCGTGGCCCTGGGCATGATCATCTCCTCTCTGGCCAACGCGTACAGTCTGCAGATCGTGGCGAAGCTCGACAAGGTCCTGCCGGATGAGAACGAAGCCCGGCTGCGGAAGAACGACCGACCGCTCGACACCGGCCCCGCCGAGGTGGTCGTCCTCGGGATGGGCCGAATCGGCCGAGGTGCCTACGAGCGGTTCGTCGAACGCGGAGACAGCGACGTCATCGGCATCGACAACGACCACCTCGTCATCGAAGCACTGCGCGAGGACGGCTTCACCGTCCTCGAAGGCGACGCCACCGACCACGAATTCTGGCACCGCCTCGTCGTCGGCGGCACCGCGCACACCGTGGTGCTGGCCATGGCGCTGCACGACTCGAACACCTTCGCCCTCGAACAGCTGCGCATCGCCGGATTCCCGGGCACCATCGCCGCCGTCGTCCAACGTCCCGACCAGGCAGACCACTTCGACAAAGCCGGAGTGCACGCGGTGATCAACATCTACAGCGGGTCCGGCGCAGCCGTGGCCGACGCCGCGATCGACTGCCACGACCGGTGA
- a CDS encoding replication-associated recombination protein A has protein sequence MSQEPNLFSDGPDQESPGPGFAGSSGASSTGRALDPLAVRMRPRTIAEVVGQEHLTFPGSPLNQLVEASGGDRAGASSVILWGPPGVGKTTLAHVISHAPGRTFVELSAITAGVKDVRQVIENARREREMYGRTTVLFLDEIHRFSKAQQDALLPAVENRLVVLVAATTENPSFSVISPLLSRSLLLTLRPLDDEAIGNLLDRAVESDRGLAGGFELSDEARAFIVRIAGADARRSLTVLEAAAGIAAAQAEDDTPPIRITEEACAEASSETVLRYDKNGDQHYDVVSAFIKSIRGSDVDAALHYLARMIVAGEDPRFIARRVVISAAEDIGMADPQALPIAVAASTAVQNIGMPEGRIPLAEAVTYLALAPKSNASYRALDTAIADVKNGLAGQVPTHLRDAHYPGAKELGHGEGYKYSHDYPHGVADQEYLPETLRGKRYYTPTGNGMERSMAERLENLRRLLRPES, from the coding sequence ATGAGCCAGGAACCGAATCTGTTCTCCGACGGCCCGGACCAGGAATCACCTGGTCCGGGCTTCGCCGGTTCCTCCGGGGCATCGTCGACCGGGCGGGCGCTCGATCCGCTGGCGGTGCGGATGCGTCCGCGCACCATCGCCGAGGTGGTCGGACAGGAACATCTGACGTTCCCCGGATCCCCGCTCAACCAACTCGTCGAAGCCAGCGGGGGAGACCGGGCGGGAGCCTCCTCGGTGATTCTGTGGGGTCCTCCCGGGGTCGGGAAGACGACGCTCGCGCACGTGATCTCGCACGCACCGGGACGTACCTTCGTCGAACTCTCGGCGATCACCGCCGGAGTCAAGGACGTCCGCCAGGTCATCGAGAACGCCCGCCGCGAACGCGAGATGTACGGCAGAACGACCGTGCTCTTCCTCGATGAGATCCACCGCTTCTCCAAGGCCCAACAGGACGCACTGCTTCCGGCGGTGGAGAACCGCCTGGTGGTGTTGGTGGCGGCGACGACGGAGAACCCGTCGTTCTCTGTCATCTCCCCGCTGCTGTCCCGTTCGCTGCTGCTCACCCTGCGGCCGCTCGATGACGAGGCGATCGGCAACCTCCTCGATCGTGCCGTCGAATCCGACCGAGGCCTGGCCGGCGGCTTCGAACTCAGCGACGAAGCGCGGGCCTTCATCGTCCGCATCGCCGGTGCCGACGCCAGGCGGTCCCTGACAGTGCTCGAGGCCGCCGCCGGCATCGCCGCCGCTCAGGCCGAGGACGACACTCCGCCGATCCGCATCACCGAGGAGGCCTGCGCCGAGGCAAGCAGTGAGACGGTGCTGCGGTACGACAAGAACGGCGATCAGCACTACGACGTCGTCTCTGCGTTCATCAAATCCATCCGCGGCTCGGATGTCGACGCCGCACTGCACTATCTGGCGCGGATGATCGTCGCCGGTGAGGACCCGCGCTTCATCGCCCGCCGCGTCGTCATCTCCGCCGCCGAGGACATCGGCATGGCCGACCCGCAGGCGCTGCCCATCGCGGTGGCCGCCTCGACGGCGGTACAGAACATCGGCATGCCCGAAGGCCGCATACCCCTCGCCGAGGCAGTCACCTACCTCGCGCTGGCCCCGAAGTCGAACGCGAGCTACCGGGCGCTGGACACTGCGATCGCCGATGTCAAGAACGGTCTCGCCGGTCAGGTGCCGACCCATCTGCGCGATGCCCACTATCCAGGGGCGAAGGAACTCGGCCACGGCGAAGGCTACAAGTACTCCCACGACTATCCGCATGGGGTCGCGGATCAGGAGTACCTGCCCGAAACGCTGCGCGGCAAGCGCTACTACACCCCGACGGGCAACGGCATGGAGAGGTCCATGGCAGAAAGGCTGGAGAATCTGCGGCGCCTGCTCCGGCCCGAGAGCTGA
- the aspS gene encoding aspartate--tRNA ligase, which produces MLRSHEAGSLRAADAGETVTLTGWVDRRRDHGGVAFIDLRDASGIVQIVVREDDAHQLRNETVVKATGTVSARPEGNTNPNLPTGEIEIVDTAVEVLSEAAALPFQVSDHAEESGTVGEETRLRYRYLDLRRSGPAKTIRLRSDVNKAARSVLDAHDFVEIETPTLTKSTPEGARDFLVPARLKPGSWYALPQSPQLFKQLLQVAGMERYYQIARCYRDEDFRADRQPEFTQLDIEASFVEQDDIIALAEEILTALWKLIGYDISTPIPHITYHEAMEKYGSDKPDLRFGLELSNLTEFFADTPFRVFQSEYVGSVVYPGGGSLPRRQLDAWQDWAKQRGAKGLAYVLIGEDGTLSGPVAKNISDAEKAGLAEAAGANPGDAIFFAAGSPNDSRALLGAARNEIAERTGLIKDGDWAFVWVVDAPLFESAADAQAAGDVAVGGGQWTAVHHAFTAPKPEFLDTLESDPGAALAYAYDIVCNGNEIGGGSIRIHRKDVQERVFSIMGITEEEAQEKFGFLLEAFKFGAPPHGGIAFGWDRIVSLLAGVDSIREVIAFPKSGGGYDPLTQAPAPITDAQRAEAGVDYEPEDDDTES; this is translated from the coding sequence GTGCTGCGAAGCCACGAAGCCGGAAGCCTGCGAGCCGCGGACGCAGGAGAAACCGTCACCCTCACCGGGTGGGTCGATCGTCGTCGCGATCACGGAGGTGTGGCCTTCATCGATCTGCGTGACGCTTCTGGAATCGTGCAGATCGTCGTCCGTGAGGACGATGCCCACCAGCTGCGCAATGAGACCGTCGTCAAGGCCACCGGCACCGTGTCCGCCCGCCCCGAGGGCAACACGAACCCGAACCTGCCCACCGGCGAGATCGAGATCGTCGACACCGCCGTCGAGGTGCTCTCCGAGGCCGCGGCGCTGCCGTTCCAGGTCTCGGATCACGCTGAGGAGTCCGGCACCGTCGGTGAGGAGACTCGCCTGCGCTACCGCTACCTGGACCTGCGCCGCTCGGGCCCGGCGAAGACGATCCGTCTGCGCTCCGATGTCAACAAGGCGGCGCGCTCGGTCCTTGATGCCCATGACTTCGTCGAGATCGAAACCCCGACGCTGACGAAGTCGACTCCGGAAGGTGCCCGGGACTTCCTTGTCCCGGCCCGCCTCAAGCCAGGTTCCTGGTACGCCCTGCCGCAGTCGCCGCAGCTGTTCAAGCAGCTGCTCCAGGTCGCCGGCATGGAACGCTACTACCAGATCGCCCGCTGCTACCGCGACGAGGACTTCCGCGCCGACCGCCAGCCCGAGTTCACCCAGCTCGACATCGAGGCCTCCTTCGTCGAGCAGGACGACATCATCGCCCTGGCCGAGGAGATCCTCACGGCGCTGTGGAAGCTCATCGGCTACGACATCAGCACGCCGATCCCGCACATCACCTACCACGAGGCGATGGAGAAGTACGGTTCGGACAAGCCCGACCTGCGTTTCGGCCTCGAGCTGAGCAACCTCACAGAGTTCTTCGCAGACACCCCGTTCCGCGTCTTCCAGTCCGAATACGTCGGCTCCGTCGTCTACCCGGGCGGCGGCTCGCTGCCCCGCCGCCAGCTCGACGCCTGGCAGGACTGGGCGAAGCAGCGCGGCGCGAAGGGCCTGGCCTACGTGCTCATCGGAGAGGACGGCACCCTGTCGGGCCCCGTGGCCAAGAACATCTCCGATGCCGAGAAGGCCGGACTCGCCGAGGCGGCCGGAGCGAATCCGGGCGACGCGATCTTCTTCGCCGCCGGATCCCCCAACGACTCCCGCGCACTCCTCGGTGCCGCCCGCAATGAGATCGCCGAACGCACGGGACTCATCAAGGACGGCGACTGGGCCTTCGTGTGGGTCGTCGACGCACCGCTCTTCGAATCCGCCGCCGATGCGCAGGCCGCCGGTGACGTGGCCGTCGGCGGGGGACAGTGGACTGCCGTCCACCACGCCTTCACCGCGCCGAAGCCCGAATTCCTCGACACCCTCGAATCCGATCCCGGTGCCGCCCTGGCCTACGCCTACGACATCGTGTGCAACGGCAACGAGATCGGCGGAGGCTCGATCCGCATCCACCGCAAGGATGTTCAGGAGCGCGTGTTCTCGATCATGGGCATCACCGAGGAAGAGGCGCAGGAGAAGTTCGGCTTCCTCCTCGAAGCCTTCAAGTTCGGTGCACCCCCGCACGGCGGCATCGCCTTCGGCTGGGACCGCATCGTGTCCCTGCTGGCCGGGGTCGACTCCATCCGTGAGGTCATCGCGTTCCCGAAGTCCGGCGGCGGCTATGACCCGCTGACCCAGGCTCCGGCTCCGATCACCGACGCCCAGAGGGCCGAGGCCGGCGTCGACTACGAACCGGAAGACGACGACACCGAGTCCTGA
- the hisS gene encoding histidine--tRNA ligase, which yields MAKSARLSGFPERLPAERVIEKAIIDTLEHTFALHGFSALNHRAVEPISQLAKDGEIDKEIFAVSRLHSDGAERNPLGLHFDLTVPLARYIADNANELSFPFKAARVQPVWRGERPQAGRYREFIQADIDVIADGELPGHFEVEIPLAVADAFTRLAPLGVPGIKIVVNDRRLLEGFARGIGLTNIQAVLRCLDKYDKIGADEVAKLLAAEAGADEQQQQLCLQLAAIESDSPDFADEVRALGVEHPLLEAGLESLTTMLRAAHERAPGVVVAQLKIARGLDYYTGAVYETQLIGHEELGSVSSGGRYDSLVTVGKKNYPGVGMSIGVSRLMAFILGEDSTIRATRGTPSAVVVAVTDDARRTEADAVATELRARDIPCEVSPNAAKFGKQIRYAERRDIPFVWFTDGESGHEVKDIRSGEQSPADPATWTPSEDDLWPRVYGA from the coding sequence ATGGCGAAGTCAGCCCGTCTGTCCGGATTCCCGGAACGGCTACCGGCCGAACGCGTGATCGAAAAGGCCATCATCGACACGCTCGAACACACCTTCGCCCTGCACGGGTTCTCCGCACTCAACCACCGCGCCGTCGAACCGATCAGCCAGCTGGCCAAAGACGGGGAGATCGACAAGGAGATCTTCGCCGTCTCCCGGCTTCACTCCGACGGTGCCGAACGCAATCCGCTGGGTCTGCACTTCGACCTCACCGTGCCGCTGGCCCGCTACATCGCCGATAACGCGAACGAGCTGAGCTTCCCGTTCAAGGCCGCCCGCGTCCAGCCGGTGTGGCGTGGGGAACGCCCCCAGGCCGGTCGCTACCGCGAATTCATCCAGGCCGATATCGATGTCATCGCCGATGGTGAGCTGCCCGGTCACTTCGAGGTCGAGATCCCCCTGGCCGTCGCCGACGCGTTCACTCGCCTCGCACCACTGGGTGTGCCGGGCATCAAGATCGTCGTCAACGATCGTCGTCTGCTCGAAGGCTTCGCCCGCGGCATCGGACTGACGAACATCCAAGCCGTGCTGCGGTGCCTGGACAAATACGACAAGATCGGCGCCGACGAGGTGGCGAAGCTGCTCGCCGCCGAGGCCGGCGCCGATGAGCAGCAGCAGCAGCTGTGCCTGCAGCTGGCCGCCATCGAATCCGACTCACCGGACTTCGCCGACGAGGTCCGCGCCCTCGGAGTGGAGCACCCGCTGCTCGAGGCCGGCCTCGAATCGCTGACGACGATGCTGCGCGCCGCCCACGAGCGGGCGCCGGGTGTCGTCGTCGCCCAGCTGAAGATCGCTCGCGGACTCGACTACTACACGGGTGCCGTCTACGAGACGCAGCTGATCGGGCACGAGGAACTCGGCTCCGTCTCCTCCGGCGGCCGGTACGACTCCCTGGTCACGGTCGGGAAGAAGAACTATCCGGGCGTGGGCATGTCCATCGGCGTCTCCCGCCTCATGGCGTTCATCCTCGGCGAGGACTCGACCATCCGCGCCACCCGCGGCACGCCCTCGGCGGTCGTCGTGGCGGTCACCGATGATGCCCGTCGCACCGAGGCCGACGCCGTGGCCACCGAGCTGCGTGCCCGGGACATCCCCTGCGAGGTGTCCCCGAACGCGGCGAAGTTCGGCAAGCAGATCCGCTATGCGGAACGCCGCGACATCCCGTTCGTGTGGTTCACCGACGGAGAGTCCGGTCACGAGGTCAAGGACATCCGCTCCGGTGAGCAGTCCCCGGCCGACCCGGCGACCTGGACGCCGTCCGAGGACGACCTCTGGCCACGGGTCTACGGAGCCTGA
- a CDS encoding MBL fold metallo-hydrolase — MDVFTTHAEFLDVNCYAVRAEGRSDCILIDSGYDCAPGLERLLAEEELDPQAIFLTHGHPDHILGLTNVLARWDVPVHLGGADRYRLDDPASTLSPQFTPLLAPLVADWTAPDVIDVSDGQSFEIAGLTITAVSAPGHTEGSTLLRVSDGDEEIIFTGDVVFAGAIGRVDLPGGDAEAMQDSLRAFAELPDVPIYPGHGPASRVGRELDSNPFF, encoded by the coding sequence ATGGATGTATTCACCACCCACGCCGAATTCCTCGACGTCAACTGCTATGCCGTGCGGGCCGAGGGCCGCAGCGACTGCATCCTCATCGACTCCGGATACGACTGCGCACCGGGTCTCGAACGCCTCCTGGCCGAAGAGGAACTGGACCCGCAGGCGATCTTCCTCACCCACGGCCATCCCGACCACATCCTGGGCCTGACCAATGTACTCGCACGCTGGGACGTCCCCGTCCACCTCGGCGGGGCCGATCGGTACCGGCTCGACGATCCGGCGTCGACGCTCAGCCCCCAGTTCACCCCGCTGCTCGCTCCACTCGTCGCCGACTGGACGGCACCGGACGTCATCGACGTCAGCGACGGACAGAGCTTCGAGATCGCGGGACTGACCATCACGGCCGTCTCCGCACCGGGACACACCGAGGGATCGACACTGCTGCGCGTGAGCGACGGCGACGAGGAGATCATCTTCACCGGCGACGTCGTCTTCGCCGGGGCCATCGGCCGCGTCGACCTGCCCGGGGGAGACGCCGAGGCGATGCAGGACTCACTGCGGGCGTTCGCCGAACTGCCCGACGTGCCCATCTATCCTGGACACGGTCCGGCCTCCCGCGTCGGTCGGGAACTGGACTCGAATCCCTTCTTCTGA